The Streptomyces durmitorensis genome contains the following window.
GCGCGACCGCCATGCTGGCGGCGTCCGGCCGACTCCATCAGTACGTCACGGACACACCGGACCAGCAGGAGGAGTGAGGAGTACGTCACTGGCGCACCGGGCGGCGGGGCGTCCGCTTGACCCCGGGAGGCGCCCCCGGACGCCGGTGCCGCGCCGGACGCCGCAGCGTGACGGCGGTGACCACGGCCCCCAACAGGACGCAGAGCGCCGCCAGTTGAAGTCCCGTGTCGTAGCCGTCGAGGAAGGCGCTGCGCGGATCGGCGCCGTCCCGCAGTGCCGTGCGTTCCGTGCGGGTCAGGACCACGCCGACCAGGACGACCCCGAACACCCCGGAGATCTCACGGGCCGCGCTGACGAGCCCCGAAGCCATGCCGGTGCGCGTCGCGGGGACGTCGGCGACGGAACGCACGGTCAGCGGAGTGGTCAGGGCGGAGCCCGCGCCGATCAGGAGCAGCCCCGGCTGCAGATCCCCGTACTGCGCGTGCAGCCCCGTCCCCGACACCCACACGAGCCCGCCCGCGACAAGGACGAGACCCCCGGCGATGGACCAGTGCGCCCCCACCGCCTTCGCCGCACGTTCGGCGAACGGCGTCGTCACGAGCAGCGCACCGGCCAGCGGCAGAAAGGCGAGACCCGCCTTGGTGGGCGAGAAGCCGAGCACGCGCTGGAGGTAGAGCGCGGTGAAGAAGAACACGCCGTTGACGCCGATGCCCCACAGCACCTGCGCCGCCGCACCGCCGCTCAATGAACGGTTGCGCAGCAGCCGCAGATCCACCAGCGGCAGAAAGGTCCGCGACTCGACGACGAGGAACGCGATCCCGGTGGCCGCCGAAAGCCAGAGGCAGAGCGGCACGGGTGGCGTGCTGAAGCTGTGCTCCCCGCCCCTGACCAGGCCGTATGTGAGGAGGAAGAGCGAGGTCGTGGACAGCGCCACGCCCGGCAGGTCCAGGAGCGGCAGCAGGCCGTGCCGTACGCGGTCGACGGCCCGCGGGACAGCGGGCACCAGGAGCAGGGCGAGGATGCCGAAGGGGACGTTGA
Protein-coding sequences here:
- a CDS encoding MFS transporter, translating into MGRGRLIALLAMLALAGFITTLDNTVINVALPTVQRELGLTVADLEWVATSYVLSFGSLLPAGGRLTDLLGRRVVLAAGIVIFTAASLAAALADSGGTLIAARTVQGVGAALVIPASLAVVAADLPARRRAMAVGLWTAALAVALALGPVVGGFVTERWDWSWVFLLNVPFGILALLLVPAVPRAVDRVRHGLLPLLDLPGVALSTTSLFLLTYGLVRGGEHSFSTPPVPLCLWLSAATGIAFLVVESRTFLPLVDLRLLRNRSLSGGAAAQVLWGIGVNGVFFFTALYLQRVLGFSPTKAGLAFLPLAGALLVTTPFAERAAKAVGAHWSIAGGLVLVAGGLVWVSGTGLHAQYGDLQPGLLLIGAGSALTTPLTVRSVADVPATRTGMASGLVSAAREISGVFGVVLVGVVLTRTERTALRDGADPRSAFLDGYDTGLQLAALCVLLGAVVTAVTLRRPARHRRPGAPPGVKRTPRRPVRQ